A single region of the Desulfocurvibacter africanus subsp. africanus DSM 2603 genome encodes:
- a CDS encoding AraC family transcriptional regulator, which translates to MNRVCSVDYRMRLVRVMNYIDANLDRDLPLEELAAEACFSAFHFHRVFRSMLGMTVAGYVRRRKLVRAARRLSDTGDPVVDIALEAGYGAHESFTRAFRSMYGLSPSEFREQSRLKPVISPDALELIPLLPPGGIDMDISIKTFEPISVACVRHVGPYAACEPAWQKLCGWAGQKGLLGPDTLAIGVSYDEPSSTPAELLRFDACVSVPDSVQGEGEVGIKTIPGGKYAVAVHVGSYSGLEQAYKELYGRWLPEQGLKPRDEPAFEIYRTDPSITPADKLITEICVPLE; encoded by the coding sequence ATGAATAGGGTCTGTAGCGTGGATTATCGCATGCGGCTGGTGCGCGTCATGAACTACATCGACGCCAATCTGGACCGCGATCTGCCTCTGGAGGAGCTGGCAGCCGAAGCCTGCTTCTCGGCCTTCCATTTCCACCGCGTGTTCCGGTCCATGCTGGGCATGACCGTGGCAGGCTACGTGCGGCGCAGGAAGCTGGTCCGGGCTGCCCGAAGGCTGTCCGATACGGGAGATCCCGTGGTGGATATCGCCCTGGAGGCCGGCTATGGCGCGCACGAGTCTTTTACCAGGGCGTTTAGAAGCATGTACGGCTTGTCGCCCAGCGAATTCCGCGAGCAGTCCAGGCTGAAACCGGTAATTTCCCCCGATGCATTGGAACTCATACCCTTGCTGCCCCCTGGAGGTATCGACATGGACATCAGCATCAAAACTTTTGAGCCCATCAGTGTGGCCTGTGTGCGCCATGTGGGACCGTATGCAGCCTGCGAGCCGGCCTGGCAGAAATTGTGCGGCTGGGCCGGACAGAAAGGCCTGCTCGGCCCGGACACCTTGGCCATCGGCGTAAGCTATGACGAGCCGTCCTCCACGCCGGCGGAGCTGCTGCGTTTCGACGCCTGCGTGAGTGTGCCCGACTCGGTTCAGGGCGAAGGAGAAGTCGGCATCAAGACTATCCCCGGCGGAAAGTATGCCGTGGCCGTGCACGTGGGCTCTTACAGCGGTTTGGAGCAGGCCTACAAGGAACTCTATGGCCGTTGGCTGCCGGAGCAGGGCCTCAAACCGCGTGACGAACCCGCTTTCGAGATCTATCGCACCGATCCGAGCATTACACCTGCGGACAAATTGATAACGGAGATATGCGTGCCTTTGGAGTAG
- a CDS encoding AraC family transcriptional regulator yields MSESAEFNRLPILGGVEWLRATYVTQTFSRHTHEGYALGVIERGALRFRYRGETLRADAGSINLVIPGEAHDGQADGEQGWSYSMFYLPPEALLEVAGDLAPRPSLPHFRSGVLHDPDLAQDILRAHATVAQAGAPALAGETLVRRMLAAWVERHADGFWRWPRLGDERGAVRRVRQLIHERYREDLHLAELAETARLSPFHLLRVFERETGLTPHVYLVQIRVQSARELLAGPLPLAQVAAETGFADQSHLTRAFKRRHGLTPGRYRKIVQDSPAIAK; encoded by the coding sequence ATGAGCGAAAGCGCCGAGTTCAATCGCCTGCCGATCCTGGGCGGAGTGGAGTGGCTGCGCGCCACCTACGTAACCCAGACCTTCTCCCGCCATACGCATGAGGGCTATGCTCTAGGGGTCATCGAGCGCGGCGCGCTGCGCTTCCGCTATCGCGGCGAGACATTGCGCGCCGACGCAGGCAGCATCAACCTGGTCATACCCGGCGAGGCCCACGACGGTCAGGCGGACGGAGAGCAGGGCTGGAGTTACAGCATGTTCTATCTGCCGCCGGAAGCCCTGCTGGAAGTTGCCGGAGACCTTGCCCCGCGCCCGAGTTTGCCCCATTTCCGCTCCGGTGTGCTGCACGACCCCGACTTGGCGCAAGACATTCTGCGTGCCCACGCGACAGTCGCCCAGGCAGGCGCGCCTGCCCTGGCCGGTGAAACGCTCGTGCGGCGCATGCTGGCGGCCTGGGTGGAGCGACACGCCGACGGCTTCTGGCGCTGGCCCAGGCTTGGCGACGAGCGTGGGGCCGTGCGCCGGGTGCGTCAGCTCATCCACGAACGTTACCGCGAGGACCTGCATCTTGCCGAGCTGGCCGAAACCGCCCGGCTGAGCCCCTTTCATCTGTTGCGCGTTTTCGAGCGCGAGACCGGCCTGACTCCCCACGTCTATCTCGTGCAGATTCGCGTGCAGTCCGCGCGGGAACTGCTTGCCGGGCCGCTGCCCCTGGCCCAGGTGGCTGCCGAGACCGGCTTCGCGGACCAGAGCCACCTGACTCGGGCCTTCAAACGTAGGCATGGCCTGACTCCGGGACGTTACCGCAAGATCGTTCAAGATTCTCCAGCCATCGCCAAGTAG
- a CDS encoding DMT family transporter, producing MRDSSRITSMGSLVLAMFMVGSSVVAGRLMVEELPVFLGSALRFALASALLVPALLFVEGGLPRLGRRTWAMLTAQSFLGSFAFTVFLLKGLALTSPASAGIITSATPAFMGLAAWLFFRERPRGRSLAGIILAVIGVLAINLDSVAGGSELASRPVLGNLLVLAAVGCETLFLLVRKALPEDRRHLSPLAVSTLLSLLGLAFFLPAGLWEAWHYGWPVAGLEAWLAVVWYAVVITVGAYFFWFWGVMRVDGSMAGVATAALPLSSVGLSALVLGERPTAGMLVGCALVLAGILAVSGVRLPKRFGAGNPNGLRTREARAESCKSEKC from the coding sequence ATGCGCGATTCATCCCGTATCACTTCCATGGGTTCGCTGGTGCTGGCCATGTTCATGGTGGGCAGCTCCGTGGTGGCCGGCCGGCTCATGGTCGAGGAACTGCCCGTATTCCTGGGCTCGGCCCTGCGCTTCGCGCTGGCCTCGGCCTTGCTCGTCCCCGCTCTGCTGTTCGTGGAGGGTGGCCTGCCCAGGCTGGGCAGGCGCACGTGGGCCATGCTGACGGCCCAGTCCTTTCTTGGCTCCTTCGCCTTTACCGTGTTCCTGCTCAAGGGCCTGGCCCTGACCAGCCCGGCTTCGGCCGGCATCATCACCAGCGCCACTCCGGCCTTCATGGGCCTGGCCGCCTGGCTGTTCTTCAGAGAGCGGCCGCGCGGCAGGTCGCTGGCCGGCATCATTCTGGCCGTGATCGGCGTGCTGGCCATCAACCTGGACAGCGTGGCGGGCGGAAGCGAGCTGGCTTCCCGGCCCGTGCTCGGCAACCTGCTGGTCCTGGCCGCCGTGGGCTGCGAAACGTTGTTCCTGCTCGTGCGCAAGGCCCTGCCCGAAGATAGGCGGCATTTGTCGCCCCTGGCAGTGTCCACGCTTTTGTCGCTGCTGGGCTTGGCCTTCTTCCTGCCCGCCGGCCTGTGGGAAGCCTGGCATTACGGCTGGCCGGTGGCCGGCCTGGAAGCCTGGCTGGCCGTGGTCTGGTATGCAGTGGTCATCACCGTGGGCGCATACTTCTTCTGGTTCTGGGGCGTGATGCGCGTGGACGGCTCCATGGCCGGCGTGGCCACGGCGGCTTTGCCCCTAAGCTCCGTGGGTCTGTCGGCTCTGGTACTAGGCGAAAGGCCCACGGCAGGCATGCTGGTCGGCTGCGCACTGGTGCTGGCGGGCATCCTGGCCGTCTCCGGCGTGCGCCTTCCAAAGCGGTTCGGCGCAGGCAATCCGAATGGCTTGCGCACGAGAGAAGCACGCGCCGAAAGCTGTAAGTCGGAGAAATGCTGA
- a CDS encoding DsrE family protein, translated as MQILIVLSSQDPEIKWNALRLGNFLLNEGEEVTVFLNGGATDLLVGDCETFPIAEQAKLFTLSEGVLAAUGKCMALHGVEENGLITLSNMKFLYEQVQKADKILNY; from the coding sequence ATGCAAATACTCATCGTGCTGTCCAGCCAGGATCCCGAGATCAAATGGAATGCCTTGCGCTTGGGCAATTTCCTGCTCAACGAGGGCGAGGAGGTAACTGTTTTCCTCAATGGCGGGGCAACCGACCTGCTGGTCGGCGACTGCGAGACATTCCCCATCGCCGAACAGGCCAAGCTGTTCACGCTTTCCGAAGGCGTGTTGGCTGCCTGAGGCAAGTGCATGGCCCTCCACGGCGTGGAGGAGAACGGACTCATCACTTTGTCCAACATGAAATTTCTTTATGAGCAGGTGCAGAAGGCTGACAAAATACTGAACTACTGA
- a CDS encoding branched-chain amino acid transaminase: MVQKSDKIWFDGKLVPWGEANVHVLTHTLHYGVGVFEGIRAYKCTDGRSAVFRLKEHMDRLFDSAKILHITIPYTREAIIKAIVETLQANQMAEGYIRPIVFIGDGMMGVHPGDNPIRVAIATWPWGAYLGAEALEKGIRVATSSYIRHHVNIMMTKAKASGNYLNSVLAKMEAKANGYDEAVLLDPDGYVAEGSGENIFLVRSGYLKTPPLTSILEGITRNSVMTLAADLGYKVVEERFTRDYLYVADEAFFTGTAAEITPIREVDRRVIGEGKAGPVGKKLQTEYFKVVKGENKKYESWLHYYSL; encoded by the coding sequence ATGGTTCAGAAGTCCGATAAGATCTGGTTCGACGGCAAGCTAGTCCCCTGGGGCGAAGCGAACGTGCATGTGCTCACCCACACCTTGCACTACGGCGTGGGCGTGTTCGAGGGCATCCGGGCTTACAAGTGCACGGACGGCCGTTCGGCTGTCTTCCGCCTCAAGGAGCACATGGACCGGCTTTTCGACTCGGCCAAGATCCTGCACATAACGATCCCCTACACCCGCGAGGCGATCATCAAGGCCATCGTGGAGACCCTGCAGGCCAATCAGATGGCCGAAGGCTACATCCGGCCCATCGTCTTCATCGGCGACGGCATGATGGGCGTGCATCCCGGCGATAACCCCATCCGCGTGGCCATCGCCACCTGGCCCTGGGGCGCGTACCTGGGCGCCGAGGCCCTGGAGAAGGGCATCCGTGTGGCCACCTCCTCCTATATCCGCCATCACGTGAACATCATGATGACCAAGGCCAAGGCCAGCGGCAATTACCTGAACTCGGTGCTTGCCAAGATGGAAGCCAAGGCCAACGGCTACGACGAGGCCGTCCTGCTCGATCCCGACGGCTATGTGGCCGAAGGCTCGGGCGAAAACATATTCCTCGTGCGCTCGGGCTACCTCAAGACCCCGCCACTGACCTCCATCCTGGAGGGCATCACGCGCAACTCGGTCATGACCCTGGCCGCCGACCTGGGCTACAAGGTCGTCGAGGAGCGCTTCACCCGCGACTACCTCTACGTGGCCGACGAGGCCTTTTTCACCGGCACCGCGGCCGAGATCACGCCCATCCGCGAAGTGGACCGCCGCGTCATCGGCGAAGGCAAGGCCGGTCCCGTGGGCAAGAAGCTTCAGACCGAGTACTTCAAGGTGGTCAAGGGCGAAAACAAGAAATACGAGTCCTGGCTGCATTACTACAGCCTGTAG
- a CDS encoding 3D domain-containing protein encodes MNGSLSRFRLLLSLSCMLLVLNACSTLTAPPAEPMPAKPAIIPSAPPDSVASKPARPKPAPSESLAKKSKQRALTVTATAYTSHRGQTDSTPDIAAWGDRLKPGMKCIAVSRDLIKLGLKHNTPVRIKGLPGIYLVKDKLNKRYAKRIDIYHGKDIKAARRWGKKKVQIEWGHHILEAESEKTALEKDA; translated from the coding sequence ATGAACGGTTCGCTATCACGTTTCCGGCTTTTACTGAGCCTGTCCTGCATGCTGCTCGTCCTGAATGCCTGTTCCACGCTCACCGCGCCACCCGCTGAGCCCATGCCTGCCAAGCCTGCCATCATACCCTCCGCCCCGCCAGACAGCGTGGCGTCCAAACCAGCACGCCCAAAGCCCGCCCCCAGCGAATCCCTGGCCAAGAAGTCCAAGCAGCGCGCGCTCACTGTCACGGCCACGGCCTACACCTCGCACCGCGGACAGACCGACAGTACGCCCGACATCGCGGCCTGGGGTGACAGGCTCAAGCCCGGCATGAAGTGCATCGCCGTGTCCCGCGACCTCATCAAGCTGGGTCTCAAGCACAATACGCCCGTGAGGATCAAGGGCCTGCCCGGCATCTATCTGGTCAAGGACAAGTTGAACAAACGCTACGCCAAGCGGATCGACATCTATCACGGAAAGGACATCAAGGCCGCCAGGCGCTGGGGAAAAAAGAAGGTTCAGATCGAATGGGGCCACCACATCCTGGAGGCCGAATCAGAGAAGACTGCGCTCGAGAAAGATGCATAG
- a CDS encoding 3D domain-containing protein, whose amino-acid sequence MNGPLFRFLLLLGLSCMLLVLHVCASMAAPPPSVPRDKLPHTSDRSSPSKQPVQPQPETNGSPAGATKRTLAVTATAYTSHRYQTNQNPSLAAWGDTLKPGMRCIAVSRDLLKMGLTRNTPVRIKGLPGVYLVKDKLHKRWTKRIDIYHGLDVQAAKQWGKRKVLIEWLEATAELKPAPIPAIRHFLYFQSTHRPPPYPFHGALQ is encoded by the coding sequence ATGAACGGTCCGCTCTTTCGCTTTCTGCTTCTGCTGGGTCTGTCCTGCATGCTGCTCGTCCTGCATGTATGCGCCAGCATGGCCGCGCCTCCACCCTCTGTGCCTCGTGACAAACTTCCACACACATCCGACCGATCCAGTCCGTCCAAGCAGCCTGTCCAACCTCAACCCGAGACGAACGGCTCTCCGGCCGGCGCGACCAAGCGGACCCTTGCGGTAACGGCCACGGCCTACACCTCTCACCGCTACCAAACCAACCAGAATCCCTCTCTCGCCGCCTGGGGCGACACGCTGAAGCCAGGCATGCGATGCATCGCCGTATCGCGTGATTTGCTCAAAATGGGGCTGACGCGCAACACGCCCGTGCGGATTAAGGGATTACCTGGAGTGTACCTGGTCAAGGACAAGCTGCACAAGCGCTGGACCAAGCGCATCGACATCTATCATGGGCTGGACGTGCAGGCCGCGAAGCAGTGGGGAAAGAGAAAGGTGCTGATTGAATGGCTGGAGGCGACTGCGGAATTGAAGCCTGCTCCAATTCCCGCGATCCGCCACTTCCTTTACTTCCAATCCACCCATCGACCTCCCCCATACCCTTTTCATGGGGCTCTTCAATAG
- a CDS encoding RNA recognition motif domain-containing protein — protein sequence MTKNLYVGNLPFTATEDDIRNLFATHGNVNSVKLISDRETGRPRGFGFVEMDADGATSAEQALNGASFGGRTLKVNEAQQKPRREGGSGGGFGGGAGGQRRERW from the coding sequence ATGACCAAGAATCTGTACGTCGGCAACCTGCCTTTTACCGCCACCGAGGACGACATCCGCAACCTGTTTGCCACCCATGGCAACGTTAACTCCGTGAAGCTCATCTCGGACCGCGAGACGGGCCGTCCCCGCGGCTTCGGTTTCGTGGAAATGGATGCCGACGGCGCCACTTCTGCTGAGCAGGCTTTGAACGGCGCCAGCTTTGGCGGCCGCACCCTCAAAGTGAACGAGGCCCAGCAGAAGCCCCGTCGCGAAGGCGGCAGCGGCGGCGGCTTCGGCGGCGGAGCCGGCGGCCAGCGTCGCGAGCGCTGGTAG
- a CDS encoding glutamine--tRNA ligase/YqeY domain fusion protein encodes MTQPIETAPAPAPKNFIREIIDEDLRSGKHTTIVTRFPPEPNGYLHLGHAKSICLNFGLARDYGGSCHLRFDDTNPLKEEEEYVESIKADVRWLGFDWGEHLYYASNYFEQLYEHAVKLIKLDKAYVDSLSAEEIREHRGTLTQPGRNSPYRERSIEENLDLFARMRAGEFPDGAHVLRAKIDMKSANVVMRDPTLWRIRHAEHHRTGNKWCIYPMYDYTHCISDSIEGVTHSLCTLEFENNRELYDWVLDTLGLFHSRQYEFARLNMTYVVVSKRKLIQLVKEGYVRGWDDPRMPTLTGIRRRGYTPESIRMFIERIGLARSENVVEIEQLEACVREHLNDTAPRMMGVVKPLKVTIENYPEGQVEWFEFQNHPEKPEMGTRQVPFSRTLYIERDDFKEDAHRKWFRLAPGKEVRLRYAYYVTCKEVVKDASGEITELICTYDPQTRGGWSQDGRKVKGTLHWLSAAHAVPAEVRLYDRLFSVPNPLADKDKEFLELINPNALEIVHGFVEPALGQAEPGYRCQFERIGYFCCDPDSRPGKPVYNRTVGLKDTWAKIEKKDE; translated from the coding sequence ATGACCCAGCCCATTGAAACGGCTCCGGCACCGGCGCCCAAGAACTTCATCCGTGAGATCATCGACGAGGATCTGCGCAGCGGCAAGCACACGACCATCGTCACGCGCTTCCCGCCCGAGCCCAACGGCTACCTGCACCTCGGTCACGCCAAGTCCATCTGCCTCAACTTCGGGCTCGCTCGCGATTACGGCGGCAGCTGCCACCTGCGCTTCGACGACACCAACCCGCTCAAGGAAGAGGAAGAGTACGTCGAGTCCATCAAGGCCGACGTGCGCTGGCTCGGTTTCGACTGGGGCGAGCACCTCTATTACGCATCCAATTATTTCGAGCAGCTCTACGAGCACGCAGTAAAGCTCATCAAGCTCGACAAGGCCTATGTAGACTCGCTCTCCGCCGAAGAAATCCGCGAGCACCGGGGCACGCTCACCCAGCCCGGCCGCAACTCCCCCTATCGCGAGCGCAGCATCGAGGAGAACCTGGACCTGTTCGCGCGCATGCGCGCGGGCGAGTTCCCGGACGGCGCGCACGTGCTGCGGGCCAAGATCGACATGAAGAGTGCCAACGTGGTCATGCGCGACCCGACCCTGTGGCGCATCCGCCACGCCGAGCACCATCGCACCGGAAACAAGTGGTGCATCTACCCGATGTACGACTACACGCACTGCATCTCGGACTCCATCGAGGGCGTGACGCACTCCCTGTGCACCCTGGAGTTCGAGAACAACCGCGAGCTGTACGACTGGGTGCTGGATACCCTTGGCCTCTTCCACTCGCGACAGTACGAGTTCGCGCGCCTGAACATGACCTATGTGGTGGTCAGCAAGCGCAAGCTCATCCAGCTCGTCAAGGAAGGCTACGTGCGCGGCTGGGACGACCCGCGCATGCCGACCCTCACGGGCATCCGCCGCCGGGGTTACACGCCCGAGTCCATCCGCATGTTCATCGAGCGCATCGGCCTGGCCCGCTCCGAGAACGTGGTGGAGATCGAGCAGCTCGAAGCCTGCGTGCGCGAGCACTTGAACGACACGGCTCCGCGCATGATGGGCGTGGTCAAACCGCTCAAGGTGACCATCGAGAATTATCCCGAGGGCCAGGTCGAATGGTTCGAGTTTCAGAACCATCCCGAGAAGCCCGAAATGGGCACGCGCCAGGTGCCCTTCTCGCGCACCCTGTACATCGAGCGCGACGACTTCAAGGAAGACGCGCACAGGAAGTGGTTCCGCCTTGCTCCGGGCAAGGAAGTTCGCCTGCGCTACGCCTACTACGTGACCTGCAAGGAAGTCGTGAAGGACGCAAGCGGCGAGATCACGGAGCTGATCTGCACCTACGACCCGCAGACGCGCGGCGGCTGGTCCCAGGACGGCCGCAAGGTCAAGGGCACCCTGCACTGGCTCAGCGCGGCCCATGCCGTGCCCGCCGAAGTCCGCCTGTACGACCGCCTGTTCAGCGTGCCCAATCCGCTGGCGGACAAGGACAAGGAGTTCCTGGAGCTGATCAACCCGAACGCTCTTGAGATCGTGCACGGCTTTGTCGAGCCCGCGCTGGGCCAGGCCGAGCCTGGCTATCGCTGCCAGTTCGAGCGCATCGGCTATTTCTGCTGCGATCCGGACTCCAGGCCCGGCAAGCCCGTGTACAATAGAACCGTGGGTCTCAAGGACACCTGGGCCAAGATCGAGAAGAAGGACGAGTAA
- a CDS encoding DUF6508 domain-containing protein: MIPRNILRKHIEALEQGRLMAIPELVEDLKRHQSLDFFDWAAWHKEAFRLLAEQKLIGEADRGTTIRLMTFLVRSDQYRPGTLSRAVRKGSFLAVLRRLEHFLS, encoded by the coding sequence ATGATTCCCCGCAATATCCTGCGCAAGCACATCGAGGCCCTGGAGCAGGGCCGGCTCATGGCCATTCCCGAACTGGTGGAGGACCTCAAGCGCCACCAAAGCCTCGATTTCTTCGATTGGGCCGCATGGCACAAGGAAGCCTTCCGACTGCTCGCCGAGCAAAAGCTGATTGGCGAGGCGGATCGCGGCACGACCATACGGCTCATGACCTTCCTGGTGCGTTCCGACCAATACCGACCCGGCACCTTGAGCCGGGCTGTGCGGAAAGGCAGCTTCCTGGCCGTGCTGCGACGGCTGGAGCATTTTCTATCCTGA
- a CDS encoding sigma-54-dependent Fis family transcriptional regulator, whose product MDLIKSTDAASYLRALRQMMDEMGPHAALQPSMKRLLEILAETFGYKRAFLAIFDTETGTLKIGLTYSQPKVTQATYTPGQGIIGQVFQTGRPIVIPRMKDHAEFLNKAFGRSQEELASLAFISVPVLLPVRSGERETLGTLSVDIPTQSQEVLDSHCQFLEVVAGLVATQVARLQEEMALQRHLIAQGLMMHHTGEVNITAPDIVATSKSMRLVLQQVAQVAPSRATVLLRGESGTGKELLAEAIHAGSPRKDRPLIKLNCAALPSELIESELFGHEKGAFTGAVAIKKGLFELGHKGSLFLDEIGELSLEAQAKVLRAIQEKEIQRLGSEQTLSVDVRLITATHQPLEELLTEGRFREDLYYRINVFPIFIPSLRERREDILPIAEHFLGSFAQEYAKKIKRISTPAIDLLVQYHWPGNVRELRNCMERAVLICDEEVIRSYHLPPTLQTAESSATDSSLSFGESVAKFEQEILVDALKKAKGNMLQAARDLRVSYRIVNYKVKKYRIDPKKFTGSLRRRRGPA is encoded by the coding sequence ATGGATTTGATCAAAAGCACGGATGCCGCCAGCTACTTGCGGGCCCTTCGCCAGATGATGGACGAGATGGGTCCGCACGCAGCCTTGCAACCGAGCATGAAAAGGCTGTTGGAGATACTGGCGGAAACCTTCGGCTACAAGCGGGCCTTCCTGGCCATCTTCGACACCGAAACAGGCACGCTCAAGATCGGCCTGACCTACAGCCAGCCGAAAGTCACCCAGGCCACTTACACGCCGGGGCAGGGCATCATCGGCCAGGTCTTCCAGACCGGCCGGCCCATCGTCATCCCGCGCATGAAGGACCATGCCGAATTCCTGAACAAAGCCTTCGGCCGCAGCCAGGAAGAATTGGCCAGCCTGGCCTTCATCAGCGTACCCGTGCTCCTGCCGGTACGATCGGGAGAACGCGAAACCCTGGGAACCTTGAGCGTGGACATACCGACTCAGTCCCAGGAAGTCCTGGACTCGCACTGCCAGTTTCTGGAGGTCGTTGCCGGACTGGTGGCCACGCAAGTGGCCCGCCTGCAGGAGGAGATGGCCCTGCAGCGCCACCTCATCGCCCAAGGCCTCATGATGCACCACACGGGCGAGGTCAACATCACCGCGCCCGATATCGTGGCTACCTCAAAGTCCATGCGCCTGGTCCTGCAGCAGGTGGCCCAAGTGGCGCCCAGTCGGGCCACGGTGCTCCTGCGCGGCGAATCCGGCACAGGCAAGGAATTGCTCGCCGAGGCCATCCACGCCGGCAGCCCGCGCAAGGACAGGCCGCTCATCAAGCTCAACTGCGCCGCCCTGCCCTCGGAACTCATCGAGAGCGAACTGTTCGGCCATGAAAAAGGCGCCTTCACGGGCGCCGTGGCCATCAAGAAGGGTCTCTTCGAGTTGGGCCACAAGGGCAGCCTTTTCCTGGACGAGATCGGAGAACTGTCCCTGGAGGCCCAGGCCAAGGTGCTGCGGGCCATCCAGGAAAAGGAGATTCAGCGCCTGGGCAGCGAGCAGACCCTCAGCGTGGACGTGCGGCTCATCACGGCCACGCACCAGCCGCTGGAGGAATTGCTGACCGAGGGCCGTTTCCGCGAAGACCTCTACTATCGCATCAACGTCTTCCCCATATTCATCCCTTCCTTGCGGGAGCGACGCGAGGACATCCTGCCCATCGCCGAGCATTTCCTGGGGTCCTTCGCCCAGGAGTACGCCAAGAAGATCAAGCGCATCTCCACGCCGGCCATCGACCTGCTCGTGCAGTACCACTGGCCGGGCAACGTGCGCGAGTTGCGCAACTGCATGGAGCGCGCCGTGCTCATCTGCGACGAGGAGGTCATCCGCTCCTACCATCTGCCGCCCACGCTGCAGACCGCGGAGAGCTCGGCCACCGACTCCAGCCTGTCCTTCGGCGAGTCCGTGGCAAAGTTCGAGCAGGAAATCCTCGTGGATGCGCTCAAGAAAGCCAAGGGCAACATGCTCCAGGCCGCGCGCGACCTGCGCGTCTCCTATCGCATCGTGAATTACAAGGTGAAGAAGTACCGCATAGATCCCAAGAAATTCACGGGCAGCCTGCGCCGACGCAGGGGTCCGGCATGA
- a CDS encoding indolepyruvate oxidoreductase subunit beta gives MAKDKVRILLTGVGGQGTLTATKILAEAALDKGLHVTAGEIHGMAQRGGVVESAVLIGGYLSPKLGYGEADVLLGFEPLETLRALPYLASGGVVVSSSEPILPIGVSLGRERYPELADIETKTRQCAASAHFLPCLSLGRQAGTTQSANMVLLGALCALGLAPLSLEDLKTTMARRLKARFLEINNKAVELGAAAVKPA, from the coding sequence ATGGCCAAGGACAAGGTGCGAATCCTGCTGACCGGCGTGGGCGGCCAAGGCACGCTCACGGCCACCAAGATCCTGGCCGAGGCGGCCCTGGACAAGGGTCTGCACGTCACGGCCGGAGAAATCCACGGCATGGCTCAACGCGGCGGCGTGGTGGAATCCGCGGTGCTCATCGGCGGCTATCTGAGCCCCAAGCTCGGCTATGGCGAGGCCGACGTGCTGCTTGGCTTCGAGCCGCTGGAAACCCTGCGCGCCCTGCCTTACCTGGCGTCGGGCGGCGTGGTGGTCTCCAGCTCCGAGCCGATCCTGCCTATCGGCGTGTCCCTGGGCCGCGAGCGCTATCCGGAATTGGCCGATATCGAGACCAAGACCCGGCAGTGCGCGGCGAGCGCCCATTTCCTGCCCTGCCTGAGCCTGGGTCGCCAGGCCGGTACGACGCAGAGCGCCAACATGGTGCTTCTGGGCGCGCTGTGCGCCCTGGGGCTTGCCCCGCTGAGCCTGGAAGACCTCAAGACGACCATGGCTCGCCGGCTCAAGGCCCGTTTCCTGGAGATCAACAACAAGGCCGTCGAACTCGGCGCCGCCGCCGTCAAGCCAGCCTAA